From Cheilinus undulatus linkage group 17, ASM1832078v1, whole genome shotgun sequence, one genomic window encodes:
- the myo1hb gene encoding unconventional myosin-Ih isoform X2 yields MEASLTARDRVGIQDFVLLDPHTSESAFLDNLRKRFHENLIYTYIGTLLVSVNPYKELDIYSKKQMDTYMGVNFFELPPHIYALADNVFRTMQSEFNNHFILISGESGAGKTEASKKILQFYAVSCPSTKLLNNVRDRLLLSNPVLEAFGNAKTLKNDNSSRFGKYMDIQFDHQGGAVGGHILSYLLEKSRVVHQNHGERNFHIFYQLVEGGEEDLLRWLGLERNCKNYSYLVQGDCAKNLFGIIASVLHLGNIKFAADGRGYATLSNNQEMHWVSKLLGIPAQVLQQGLTHRKIEAKSEEVFSPFSVDHAVYARDAIAKAIYGRTFNWLVNKINESLANKDSSRKTVIGLLDIYGFEVFNVNSFEQFCINYCNEKLQQLFIELTLKSEQEEYEMEGIEWEPVPYFNNKIICDLVEEKHRGIISLLDEECLRPGEATDLTLLEKMEEKIGGHPHFVTHKLADQKTRKTLERGDFRLLHYAGEVTYCVIGFLDKNNDLLYRNGKEVMRQSKNAIIKHCFPSTEPDSKKRPETVVTQFKNSLVGLTEILMSKEPWYVRCIKPNEAKQPGRFNDVLIRHQVKYLGLMEHLRVRRAGFAYRRKYEIFLQRYKPLCPDTWPKWKGTAAEGVLCLIKHLGYQPDEYKMGRTKIFIRHPRTLFATEDAFQVCKHKLATRIQAKYKGYRVKGDFLKQREAATKIENCWRGLMARKERERRAWAVKVIKKFIKGFMTRNQPACTDNSEYLAYVRQNYLTRLKENLPKTVLEKDCWPTPPPIMQEASQLLKKLYIRHMVRKYVRGINAQKKAQLLMKEQTSSMFKGKKENYPFSVCRPFVDTRIGSEDISIKVLQMIRHEHIKYSVPVVKYDRNGFRPRLRQLIFTQEAAYLVEETKIKQRIDYSSLKGISVSNLSDNFLIFHVTFDDIKQKGDLVLQCEYLFEALTKLSVIANKQNCIKVVQGSVRFDIQPGREGFVDFKSGQESMVYRAKNGHLMVESTRSKSR; encoded by the exons ATGGAGGCCTCTCTGACAGCCCGGGATCGCGTGGGCATCCAGGATTTTGTTCTCCTTGACCCCCACACGAGCGAGAGTGCCTTCCTGGACAATCTGAGGAAACGCTTCCATGAGAATCTCATCTAT ACCTACATCGGGACTCTGCTGGTGTCGGTCAACCCATATAAAGAGTTAGACATCTACAGCAAGAAGCAGATGGACACCTACATGGGGGTCAATTTCTTTGAGCTCCCACCTCACAT ATATGCTCTGGCAGACAATGTCTTCCGCACAATGCAGTCTGAGTTCAACAACCACTTCATCTTGATCTCAGGGGAGAGTGGAGCCGGCAAGACCGAGGCCTCCAAGAAAATCCTGCAGTTCTACGCCGTCAGCTGTCCAAGTACCAAACTCCTGAACAACGTCCGGGACAGACTCCTCCTGTCCAACCCGGTGCTTGAG GCTTTCGGAAATGCCAAAACCCTAAAGAATGACAACTCGAGCCGCTTTGGGAAATACATGGACATCCAGTTCGACCATCAG GGTGGTGCAGTAGGCGGGCACATCCTGAGCTATCTTCTGGAGAAGTCCCGTGTGGTGCACCAGAACCACGGGGAGAGAAACTTCCACATCTTCTATCAGCTggtggagggaggggaggaggatcTACTGCGCTGGCTCGGCTTAGAGAGGAACTGCAAGAACTACAGTTATTTAGTGCAG GGTGACTGCGCCAAA AACCTGTTTGGAATAATTGCCAGTGTGCTCCATCTGGGTAACATCAAATTTGCAGCGGATGGTCGAGGGTATGCTACTCTGAGCAACAACCAGGAGATGCACTGGGTGTCCAAG TTGTTGGGGATTCCTGCTCAGGTGCTACAACAGGGCTTAACCCACAGGAAGATTGAAGCCAAATCAGAGGAG GTGTTCAGTCCTTTCTCTGTGGACCATGCAGTTTATGCCAGGGATGCTATCGCCAAAGCCATCTATGGTCGTACTTTCAACTGGCTGGTCAACAAGATCAATGAATCTTTAGCAAACAAG GATTCATCCAGGAAAACAGTGATCGGTTTGCTGGACATCTATGGTTTCGAGGTTTTCAACGTGAACAG ctttgagcagttttgcatcAACTACTGCAACGAGAAGCTGCAGCAGCTTTTCATTGAGCTGACCCTCAAGTCAGAGCAGGAGGAGTACGAGATGGAAGGGATCGAG TGGGAACCAGTGCCATACTTCAACAATAAAATAATCTGTGATCTTGTGGAGGAGAAACACAGAGGAATCATCTCTTTGTTG GATGAAGAATGTTTACGTCCTGGAGAAGCCACAGACCTCACCCTCCTTGAGAAGATGGAGGAAAAAATTGGCGGTCACCCTCATTTTGTAAC GCACAAGCTTGCAGACCAAAAGACAAGGAAAACGCTAGAGAGGGGAGACTTCCGCCTCTTGCACTACGCTGGAGAAGTCACGTACTGTGTCATCG GTTTCTTGGACAAAAACAATGATCTCTTGTATCGAAATGGGAAGGAg GTCATGCGCCAGTCTAAGAACGCTATAATCAAACACTGTTTCCCTTCTACTGAACCAGACAGCAAGAAGAGGCCTGAAACT GTGGTGACTCAGTTTAAGAACAGCCTGGTAGGCTTGACTGAGATCTTGATGTCTAAAGAGCCGTGGTACGTCCGCTGCATCAAACCAAATGAAGCTAAACAGCCAG GTCGCTTTAATGACGTGTTGATCAGACATCAGGTGAAGTACCTGGGGCTGATGGAGCACCTGAGAGTCAGACGTGCTGGGTTTGCTTACCGCcgcaaatatgaaatatttctcCAGAG GTACAAGCCTCTATGTCCTGACACCTGGCCAAAATGGAAAGGTACGGCAGCAGAGGGTGTGCTGTGTCTGATCAAACACCTTGGCTACCAACCTGATGAGTACAAGATGGGCAG GACGAAAATCTTCATCCGGCACCCAAGAACTCTGTTTGCAACTGAGGATGCATTTCAGGTCTGCAAGCACAAGCTAG CAACAAGGATTCAGGCCAAGTACAAAGGCTACAGGGTGAAAGGAGACTTTCTGAAGCAGAGAGAGGCTG CCACAAAGATCGAGAACTGCTGGAGaggtctgatggccagaaaggaGCGTGAGAGGAGGGCGTGGGCTGTCAAGGTCATCAAGAA GTTCATTAAAGGTTTCATGACCAGAAATCAGCCTGCCTGCACTGATAACAGTGAGTACCTGGCGTACGTGAGGCAGAACTACCTCACACGGCTGAAAGAAAACCTCCCAAAAACAGTCCTGGAGAAAGACTGCTGGCCCACACCTCCACCTATAATGCAGGAG gCCTCCCAGCTTTTAAAGAAGCTCTACATTCGCCACATGGTGAGGAAGTACGTCAGAGGAATCAATGCACAGAAGAAAGCACAG CTTCTGATGAAAGAACAGACGAGCTCCATGTTcaaaggaaagaaggaaaactACCCCTTCAGTGTGTGCAGACCGTTTGTGGACACCAGGATAG GTTCAGAGGacatcagcatcaaagtgcTCCAGATGATCCGGCACGAGCACATCAAG TACAGCGTTCCTGTGGTGAAGTACGACAGGAACGGGTTCAGGCCTCGTCTACGGCAGCTCATCTTCACTCAGGAGGCGGCTTACCTGGTCGAGGAGACCAAGATCAAGCAGCGGATCGATTACAGCTCCCTGAAAG gTATCTCTGTCAGCAACCTAAGTGACAACTTCCTGATCTTTCATGTCACATTTGATGACATCAAGCAGAAG GGAGATCTGGTGCTGCAGTGTGAGTACCTGTTTGAGGCCCTGACTAAGCTCAGTGTTATTGCCAACAAGCAGAACTGCATTAAGGTGGTCCAGGGCAG CGTGCGGTTCGACATCCAGCCTGGCAGGGAGGGGTTTGTGGACTTCAAGAGTGGTCAGGAGTCCATGGTTTACAGAGCGAAGAACGGCCATCTGATGGTG GAGTCTACTCGATCGAAGTCCAGGTGA
- the myo1hb gene encoding unconventional myosin-Ih isoform X1, producing the protein MEASLTARDRVGIQDFVLLDPHTSESAFLDNLRKRFHENLIYTYIGTLLVSVNPYKELDIYSKKQMDTYMGVNFFELPPHIYALADNVFRTMQSEFNNHFILISGESGAGKTEASKKILQFYAVSCPSTKLLNNVRDRLLLSNPVLEAFGNAKTLKNDNSSRFGKYMDIQFDHQGGAVGGHILSYLLEKSRVVHQNHGERNFHIFYQLVEGGEEDLLRWLGLERNCKNYSYLVQGDCAKVSSINDKSDWKMVRKALSVIEFSECDVENLFGIIASVLHLGNIKFAADGRGYATLSNNQEMHWVSKLLGIPAQVLQQGLTHRKIEAKSEEVFSPFSVDHAVYARDAIAKAIYGRTFNWLVNKINESLANKDSSRKTVIGLLDIYGFEVFNVNSFEQFCINYCNEKLQQLFIELTLKSEQEEYEMEGIEWEPVPYFNNKIICDLVEEKHRGIISLLDEECLRPGEATDLTLLEKMEEKIGGHPHFVTHKLADQKTRKTLERGDFRLLHYAGEVTYCVIGFLDKNNDLLYRNGKEVMRQSKNAIIKHCFPSTEPDSKKRPETVVTQFKNSLVGLTEILMSKEPWYVRCIKPNEAKQPGRFNDVLIRHQVKYLGLMEHLRVRRAGFAYRRKYEIFLQRYKPLCPDTWPKWKGTAAEGVLCLIKHLGYQPDEYKMGRTKIFIRHPRTLFATEDAFQVCKHKLATRIQAKYKGYRVKGDFLKQREAATKIENCWRGLMARKERERRAWAVKVIKKFIKGFMTRNQPACTDNSEYLAYVRQNYLTRLKENLPKTVLEKDCWPTPPPIMQEASQLLKKLYIRHMVRKYVRGINAQKKAQLLMKEQTSSMFKGKKENYPFSVCRPFVDTRIGSEDISIKVLQMIRHEHIKYSVPVVKYDRNGFRPRLRQLIFTQEAAYLVEETKIKQRIDYSSLKGISVSNLSDNFLIFHVTFDDIKQKGDLVLQCEYLFEALTKLSVIANKQNCIKVVQGSVRFDIQPGREGFVDFKSGQESMVYRAKNGHLMVESTRSKSR; encoded by the exons ATGGAGGCCTCTCTGACAGCCCGGGATCGCGTGGGCATCCAGGATTTTGTTCTCCTTGACCCCCACACGAGCGAGAGTGCCTTCCTGGACAATCTGAGGAAACGCTTCCATGAGAATCTCATCTAT ACCTACATCGGGACTCTGCTGGTGTCGGTCAACCCATATAAAGAGTTAGACATCTACAGCAAGAAGCAGATGGACACCTACATGGGGGTCAATTTCTTTGAGCTCCCACCTCACAT ATATGCTCTGGCAGACAATGTCTTCCGCACAATGCAGTCTGAGTTCAACAACCACTTCATCTTGATCTCAGGGGAGAGTGGAGCCGGCAAGACCGAGGCCTCCAAGAAAATCCTGCAGTTCTACGCCGTCAGCTGTCCAAGTACCAAACTCCTGAACAACGTCCGGGACAGACTCCTCCTGTCCAACCCGGTGCTTGAG GCTTTCGGAAATGCCAAAACCCTAAAGAATGACAACTCGAGCCGCTTTGGGAAATACATGGACATCCAGTTCGACCATCAG GGTGGTGCAGTAGGCGGGCACATCCTGAGCTATCTTCTGGAGAAGTCCCGTGTGGTGCACCAGAACCACGGGGAGAGAAACTTCCACATCTTCTATCAGCTggtggagggaggggaggaggatcTACTGCGCTGGCTCGGCTTAGAGAGGAACTGCAAGAACTACAGTTATTTAGTGCAG GGTGACTGCGCCAAAGTAAGCTCCATCAATGATAAGAGTGACTGGAAGATGGTGCGCAAAGCCCTCTCTGTCATAGAGTTCAGTGAGTGTGATGTTGAG AACCTGTTTGGAATAATTGCCAGTGTGCTCCATCTGGGTAACATCAAATTTGCAGCGGATGGTCGAGGGTATGCTACTCTGAGCAACAACCAGGAGATGCACTGGGTGTCCAAG TTGTTGGGGATTCCTGCTCAGGTGCTACAACAGGGCTTAACCCACAGGAAGATTGAAGCCAAATCAGAGGAG GTGTTCAGTCCTTTCTCTGTGGACCATGCAGTTTATGCCAGGGATGCTATCGCCAAAGCCATCTATGGTCGTACTTTCAACTGGCTGGTCAACAAGATCAATGAATCTTTAGCAAACAAG GATTCATCCAGGAAAACAGTGATCGGTTTGCTGGACATCTATGGTTTCGAGGTTTTCAACGTGAACAG ctttgagcagttttgcatcAACTACTGCAACGAGAAGCTGCAGCAGCTTTTCATTGAGCTGACCCTCAAGTCAGAGCAGGAGGAGTACGAGATGGAAGGGATCGAG TGGGAACCAGTGCCATACTTCAACAATAAAATAATCTGTGATCTTGTGGAGGAGAAACACAGAGGAATCATCTCTTTGTTG GATGAAGAATGTTTACGTCCTGGAGAAGCCACAGACCTCACCCTCCTTGAGAAGATGGAGGAAAAAATTGGCGGTCACCCTCATTTTGTAAC GCACAAGCTTGCAGACCAAAAGACAAGGAAAACGCTAGAGAGGGGAGACTTCCGCCTCTTGCACTACGCTGGAGAAGTCACGTACTGTGTCATCG GTTTCTTGGACAAAAACAATGATCTCTTGTATCGAAATGGGAAGGAg GTCATGCGCCAGTCTAAGAACGCTATAATCAAACACTGTTTCCCTTCTACTGAACCAGACAGCAAGAAGAGGCCTGAAACT GTGGTGACTCAGTTTAAGAACAGCCTGGTAGGCTTGACTGAGATCTTGATGTCTAAAGAGCCGTGGTACGTCCGCTGCATCAAACCAAATGAAGCTAAACAGCCAG GTCGCTTTAATGACGTGTTGATCAGACATCAGGTGAAGTACCTGGGGCTGATGGAGCACCTGAGAGTCAGACGTGCTGGGTTTGCTTACCGCcgcaaatatgaaatatttctcCAGAG GTACAAGCCTCTATGTCCTGACACCTGGCCAAAATGGAAAGGTACGGCAGCAGAGGGTGTGCTGTGTCTGATCAAACACCTTGGCTACCAACCTGATGAGTACAAGATGGGCAG GACGAAAATCTTCATCCGGCACCCAAGAACTCTGTTTGCAACTGAGGATGCATTTCAGGTCTGCAAGCACAAGCTAG CAACAAGGATTCAGGCCAAGTACAAAGGCTACAGGGTGAAAGGAGACTTTCTGAAGCAGAGAGAGGCTG CCACAAAGATCGAGAACTGCTGGAGaggtctgatggccagaaaggaGCGTGAGAGGAGGGCGTGGGCTGTCAAGGTCATCAAGAA GTTCATTAAAGGTTTCATGACCAGAAATCAGCCTGCCTGCACTGATAACAGTGAGTACCTGGCGTACGTGAGGCAGAACTACCTCACACGGCTGAAAGAAAACCTCCCAAAAACAGTCCTGGAGAAAGACTGCTGGCCCACACCTCCACCTATAATGCAGGAG gCCTCCCAGCTTTTAAAGAAGCTCTACATTCGCCACATGGTGAGGAAGTACGTCAGAGGAATCAATGCACAGAAGAAAGCACAG CTTCTGATGAAAGAACAGACGAGCTCCATGTTcaaaggaaagaaggaaaactACCCCTTCAGTGTGTGCAGACCGTTTGTGGACACCAGGATAG GTTCAGAGGacatcagcatcaaagtgcTCCAGATGATCCGGCACGAGCACATCAAG TACAGCGTTCCTGTGGTGAAGTACGACAGGAACGGGTTCAGGCCTCGTCTACGGCAGCTCATCTTCACTCAGGAGGCGGCTTACCTGGTCGAGGAGACCAAGATCAAGCAGCGGATCGATTACAGCTCCCTGAAAG gTATCTCTGTCAGCAACCTAAGTGACAACTTCCTGATCTTTCATGTCACATTTGATGACATCAAGCAGAAG GGAGATCTGGTGCTGCAGTGTGAGTACCTGTTTGAGGCCCTGACTAAGCTCAGTGTTATTGCCAACAAGCAGAACTGCATTAAGGTGGTCCAGGGCAG CGTGCGGTTCGACATCCAGCCTGGCAGGGAGGGGTTTGTGGACTTCAAGAGTGGTCAGGAGTCCATGGTTTACAGAGCGAAGAACGGCCATCTGATGGTG GAGTCTACTCGATCGAAGTCCAGGTGA